In Syntrophomonas wolfei subsp. wolfei str. Goettingen G311, a single window of DNA contains:
- the fdnG gene encoding formate dehydrogenase-N subunit alpha has translation MKFTRRGFLKLSGLSVAVVASGLGFDLEATAAHGHALKLAGCTKIPSICHFCSGGCGLLLHIKDGKLVHLDGNPDNPINEGTLCPKAASLAQVAYSPERPKNPLYRAPGSDKFVDISWEEAYDRIAKKIKEVRDKTWTSTEEITNAKTGAKETVTVNRAEGICMIGSAEVDNEESYLLSKLARLIGTPFHEHQARIUHAPTVASLSPSFGRGAMTNSWQDMQNSECFLIAGSNCAECHPIAMKWVNRARAKGAKVIVVDPRFTRTASQADIFAQIRPGTDIAYLGAMINYYIENRLYDEFYVLNFTNALNKISKDYQFNDGLFSGFNPETRKYDYASWAYQLDAEGKPVKADSLDDPDCVFQKLKTHYSRYTFDAASKITGIPVAKIKLIADTFAAAKPGNIFYALGMTQHTTGVQGIRCYAIIQLLLGNVGKAGGGIQALRGEPNVQGSTDMANLNANLPGYLPYPTNAEKTLQDYVAKNGSVQHKPLVALLKAWFGNNATPENEYGYQWLPKNNPANMPIQPQFFSKMEEGQFKLLLNWGSNSTVSIPDRKLVSRGLSKLEMLVVADIFNTETAQFWKEEGLNPAKIPTEVIFLPAAFVYEKAGSMTNSSRLIQWKEVALKPLNDCHPDLDMLDHIFKRVRTLYAGSNDPKDEPILKANWDYGEHEASALKVLQELNGYNDATGKLTASLGEYLAAPVGTISTGCWIYAGVTPDVDKNLADRRGNADPTGLGLNKDYAFAWPGNIRVLYNRASCDAQGQPVDSRRKLIWWDPIQNLWVGNDGPDVVDKTKGPDTPEGKQAFRMNPEGVGRLFAATYKSGTFATPPEGIAAVPIRGAGMTIDGPMPEFYEPIESPVANLLHPAVQNNPCAKIVSKEFGNPDEYPHVLTTYGVVEHFCAGAITRNIPWLNEIAPEPYAEISKNLAKQIGVKEGDKVEVSSARGSLVVRALVTDRIQTLKINGKDQETIGMPWSWGFASLNPGPSTNNVTMNACDPGAGTPEYKCCLVNIRRA, from the coding sequence CTGAAGCTTTCAGGTCTCTCCGTTGCCGTAGTTGCTTCCGGCTTGGGGTTTGACTTGGAAGCAACTGCCGCACACGGGCACGCACTGAAGCTGGCAGGATGCACAAAGATACCCAGCATCTGTCACTTCTGCTCAGGTGGATGCGGGCTTCTCCTGCATATTAAGGACGGAAAACTGGTCCACCTCGATGGGAACCCGGACAATCCCATCAATGAAGGTACTCTTTGCCCCAAGGCGGCCAGCCTGGCACAGGTGGCCTATTCTCCAGAACGTCCGAAAAATCCGCTGTATCGTGCTCCGGGTTCTGACAAATTCGTGGATATTTCCTGGGAAGAGGCTTATGATCGCATTGCCAAGAAAATCAAGGAAGTCAGAGATAAGACCTGGACGAGCACCGAGGAGATTACAAATGCCAAAACCGGCGCCAAAGAAACCGTAACCGTGAACCGGGCGGAAGGCATTTGTATGATAGGTTCGGCCGAGGTTGATAATGAGGAAAGCTACCTGCTTTCCAAACTTGCCCGCCTGATCGGGACACCATTCCACGAACACCAGGCCCGTATCTGACACGCGCCCACGGTGGCTAGTTTGTCACCTTCATTTGGACGCGGCGCCATGACCAACTCCTGGCAGGATATGCAGAACTCCGAGTGTTTCTTGATCGCAGGCAGCAACTGTGCGGAATGCCATCCCATTGCTATGAAATGGGTTAACCGCGCCCGGGCGAAAGGCGCCAAGGTTATTGTTGTCGACCCGCGCTTTACGCGCACCGCATCCCAGGCGGATATCTTCGCTCAGATCCGTCCCGGAACCGATATTGCTTACCTGGGTGCAATGATCAATTATTATATTGAAAATAGGCTTTATGATGAATTCTATGTTTTAAATTTTACCAATGCGCTTAATAAGATAAGCAAGGATTATCAATTCAATGACGGCCTTTTTTCTGGTTTCAATCCTGAAACCAGGAAGTATGATTATGCCAGCTGGGCCTATCAACTGGATGCCGAGGGTAAACCGGTAAAGGCAGACAGCCTGGATGATCCGGATTGTGTTTTCCAAAAACTCAAAACCCACTATTCCAGATATACCTTTGATGCAGCTTCAAAAATTACCGGAATACCGGTTGCTAAAATTAAGCTGATAGCCGATACTTTCGCTGCAGCCAAACCCGGCAACATCTTTTACGCCCTGGGCATGACCCAACACACCACCGGGGTGCAGGGTATTCGTTGCTATGCAATCATCCAGCTGCTCCTGGGCAATGTGGGCAAAGCCGGCGGCGGCATCCAGGCCCTGCGCGGCGAGCCCAATGTTCAAGGTTCTACCGATATGGCCAACCTGAACGCCAACCTGCCGGGATATTTACCTTATCCCACCAATGCCGAGAAAACTCTGCAGGATTATGTGGCGAAAAACGGTTCAGTTCAGCATAAACCGCTGGTAGCCCTGCTCAAAGCCTGGTTTGGTAATAACGCCACTCCCGAAAACGAATACGGGTATCAGTGGCTGCCCAAGAACAACCCAGCAAATATGCCTATTCAACCCCAGTTCTTTAGTAAAATGGAAGAAGGGCAGTTTAAGCTTCTCCTCAACTGGGGCTCCAACTCCACGGTTTCCATCCCGGACAGAAAACTGGTGTCCAGAGGTCTGTCCAAACTGGAAATGCTGGTAGTGGCTGACATATTTAACACCGAAACCGCCCAGTTCTGGAAAGAAGAAGGATTAAATCCGGCCAAGATTCCGACTGAGGTAATCTTCCTGCCGGCGGCTTTCGTTTATGAAAAGGCCGGCAGCATGACCAATTCTTCCCGCCTTATTCAGTGGAAGGAAGTGGCATTAAAACCCCTCAATGACTGTCACCCGGATTTGGATATGCTGGATCACATCTTTAAGAGAGTGCGCACCCTTTATGCCGGAAGCAATGACCCCAAGGATGAACCAATTTTAAAAGCCAACTGGGATTATGGCGAGCACGAAGCGAGTGCTTTAAAGGTGCTTCAGGAATTGAACGGTTATAATGACGCAACCGGCAAGCTCACCGCTTCTCTGGGTGAATATCTGGCGGCACCGGTCGGTACGATTTCCACCGGATGCTGGATATATGCAGGGGTAACTCCGGATGTAGACAAAAACCTGGCAGACCGCCGGGGCAATGCAGACCCCACCGGTTTGGGGCTTAACAAAGACTATGCTTTTGCCTGGCCGGGCAATATTCGCGTTCTCTATAATCGGGCTTCTTGCGATGCCCAAGGACAGCCGGTTGATTCCAGACGCAAGCTGATCTGGTGGGATCCTATCCAGAATCTCTGGGTCGGAAATGACGGTCCCGATGTGGTTGACAAAACCAAAGGACCTGACACTCCTGAAGGGAAACAGGCTTTCCGTATGAATCCAGAAGGCGTAGGACGCTTATTCGCAGCTACTTATAAGAGCGGCACATTTGCTACTCCACCAGAAGGTATTGCGGCTGTTCCGATTCGTGGAGCAGGCATGACGATTGATGGACCTATGCCGGAGTTCTATGAGCCGATTGAAAGCCCAGTGGCCAATCTTCTGCATCCCGCGGTGCAGAACAATCCCTGTGCTAAGATTGTCTCAAAAGAGTTTGGCAATCCGGATGAATATCCCCATGTCCTTACCACCTATGGGGTTGTCGAGCACTTCTGCGCCGGGGCGATTACCCGCAACATTCCCTGGCTGAATGAGATTGCACCTGAGCCTTATGCTGAAATAAGCAAAAACCTGGCCAAACAGATTGGCGTTAAAGAAGGGGATAAAGTCGAAGTTTCTTCTGCCCGCGGCAGTTTAGTAGTGCGTGCCCTGGTGACCGACCGTATTCAAACTCTAAAAATTAACGGTAAAGATCAGGAGACCATCGGTATGCCGTGGAGCTGGGGCTTTGCCAGCTTGAATCCCGGCCCCAGTACTAATAATGTGACAATGAACGCATGCGATCCCGGAGCTGGTACTCCTGAGTATAAATGCTGTCTTGTCAACATAAGGAGGGCTTAA